From one Suricata suricatta isolate VVHF042 chromosome 8, meerkat_22Aug2017_6uvM2_HiC, whole genome shotgun sequence genomic stretch:
- the METTL9 gene encoding methyltransferase-like protein 9 isoform X3 yields the protein MDRRITSWDTRFYEKWYVCNREKLCESLQAVFVQSYLDQGTQIFLNNSIEKSGWLFIQLYHSFVSSVFSLFMSRTSINGLLGRGSMFVFSPDQFQRLLKINPDWKTHRLLDLGAGDGEVTKIMSPHFEEIYATELSETMIWQLQKKKYRVLGINEWQNTGFQYDVISCLNLLDRCDQPLTLLKDIRSVLEPTRGRVILALVLPFHPYVENVRKTGSKWHAVGDKCYGENKQ from the exons tggtaCGTGTGCAACAGAGAGAAATTATGCGAATCACTCCAGGCTGTCTTTGTTCAGAGCTATCTTGATCAAGGAACACAGATCTTCTTAAACAACAGTATTGAGAAATCGGGCTGGCTATTTATCCAATTATATCACTCTTTTGTGTCATCGGTTTTTAGCCTGTTTATGTCTAGAACATCTATCAATGG gttgcTAGGAAGAGGCTCAATGTTTGTGTTTTCACCAGATCAGTTTCAGAGACTGCTAAAAATTAATCCAGACTGGAAAACCCATAGACTTCTTGATTTAGGTGCTGGAGATGGAGAAGTCACAAAAATCATGAGTCCTCATTTTGAAGAAATTTATGCCACTGAGCTGTCTGAAACTATGATATGGCAGCTTCAGAAGAAGAAGTACAG AGTGCTTGGTATAAATGAATGGCAGAATACAGGGTTCCAGTATGATGTCATCAGCTGCTTAAATTTGCTGGACCGCTGTGATCAGCCCCTGACTTTGTTAAAAGATATCAGAAGCGTCTTGGAGCCGACTAGAGGCAGGGTGATCCTTGCCCTGGTTTTACCCTTTCATCCCTATGTGGAAAACG TGAGGAAGACAGGAAGCAAATGGCATGCTGTTGGTGATAAatgctatggagaaaataaacaataa